CCAGCCACATCATCAGACACAGACAAACCCGACACCGGCGACCCATCCGACCCCACCCCATGCGAAACCACAAACGAATACGAAACCAACTCACCAACGGTCGCCGAAACCGGACCCGACTTCACCACCCCCAACACCGGCGCAACATCAGTCACCAAACTATGCGAATCAGACACAGGACCAACCGCTTGCCCATCCCCATCCACCGCCGTCACCGTCACGGTATTCACCAACGGCTTCGGATCAGACGGCAACACCGTATACGAAGCAGAATACGACCACGACTCACCCAACTCCAACAACCCATCACCATCATCACCAGACACAAACACACCCACACCAGCCACATCATCAGACACCACCACCCCCGAAACCGGAGAACCATCCGACCCCACCACATGCGAAACCACAAACGAATACGAAACCAACTCACCAACCACCGCCGTGGCCGGACCAGACTTGGCCACCCCCAACACCGGACGAAAATCGATGGGGATCCGGTTGGTGGAGGGAGCCGCCTGGGGCTGTTCGTTTGAAGTCACCGTCGCCGTGTTCACAATCCTGGTAGCCGAACCGGAGAGCGTTGGTGACACAACCGCCCGGTACGTCACCGTCATGGACTCACCCGGCCGCAAAACCAAACCGTCGCCAGCGACCACCAGATTGCCGGTTGTCGGGTTACCTTGAACGAGATCCGGATTGACGCCGCCCGTAACGTTGTCCAATGTGACGGTGCTGTAGGTTCCGGTCTGCTCGGTCCAGGCGATCTGCACGTTGTCGACCAACGCAACCTCACTGGTCGACCAATCCCCAGATGCCGATACAAATCTGAGCGAGGTACCGGCTGACCGTTGGGCCGCCGTGAGTGTGTGGGTAATCGTTCCGGTGCCGCCGCTGATCGAGGCAACCGTGTTCCACGATGAGCCGTTCCAGAGTTGGGCAGCGAGGGTCTCATTTCCGATCGAAGTCGCGATGTACGAAAAGGTCAGGACCGCGCTCTGGATCGCCGGACTGGAGAGGTTGACGCCCCGGCTGATCGAAACGCTGTCGAGGTCGGCGAATCGCAACTGACCTGACGTGATCGTGACTCGCCCAGCAGTCGGACTCGTGGTCTCACCGGACTCGACCCAGTTGGCTGCCCAGTTGTTCGTACCGTTGTTGTTGGCGTAGCTTGCCGTTGCGAATTGATCCCGGACCGTCTTGTTGACCGTGCTGACGGTCGACCGGGTTCCGACAGCCACGGTGCTCTGCGCCACATAGGTGACCTCCGGTGGGAGAAGGTCATCAATCGTGATCCCGGTTTGATTGGTTGCCCCTGAGTTGGTAACCGAAACGGTGTAGTTGATGGTGGCGCCGGCTGGTACCGATCCTGAAGGATTGGAAGTCTTTACGACTGTGAGCGGTGGCACGGTGACGGTCACGGCCGCCGATGCCGAATCGTTTGAGGGATTTGGATCGGCTTGGTCGAGCCCGGTTATCGCGGCGGTATTGGTCAACGTGCCGGTTCCGGTCACATCCGCCACTACCACCAACGTCTTGGATGAGCCGTTGACCAGGGTCCCGACCATCCACGCACCCGTTCCGGGGTTGTACGAACCACCACTCACGGTTGAACTCACATAGGTCAGCCCAGGCGGAAGCAGGTCGGTCAATACTACGTTGGTTGCATCCGCTGTCCCGAGGTTGGCAACCGTGACGGTAAACGTGGCCGTCGCACCCTGAACGACGTTGGTCTGGTCTACCACCTTGGTGACCGCCAAGTCGGCTCCCCGAACGGTGTCAACGTCGGTATTCGACGATGTTAGGTAGGTATGACCGAGAATGTCGTTGAACTTCGCTGTCGCCGTATTATCGACTGTGCCGGTGGCGTTCGGATCGACGGTCACCTGGAAGAAGACCTGGCCGGTAGCTCCGGGGTTGACGGTATCGGTGATCACGAATGTCACCTCGTCCGTCCCGCCGTTGTAGGAGCATGAACCAGACACGGGTGCACCAATGAGACACGATCCACCCACATAGGTGGTGCCAGCTGGAATAACGTCGCCGATTGAGAGAGACACCGCCTGTCCCGGAGAAGAAGTGGTGTCTGACGTGTTGGAAAAGTCAATGGTGTACGTTATCGTGTCGCCCCGATTGACAGCCGTGAGACCGCCGTCTGACTTGGCCAGCTCAATCCGCGGGGTCGGCGGTTGGTTCTCCAGGTAGCTGGTCGAACCGGACGGACCCTCGAACACATATTGGTTGTTGGCGTTGAGGCATATCTCGGCAGCCCACCAGCCATTGATCGCAGGCAACTCATCGCCGACCCGCGCAGATGTCCCAGAGTTGTTCCAGGTGGCGTTGCCGGAAAGGGTTCCGGTGTACGTGCCGCCGTTTGGATCCGTGTAGGTGACCGAACCGCTCCCGTCCATGTCAAAGTTGTGTGCGAGAATCCCTCCGGTTGGTCCCGCACGCGGGGTAATCGGCTCCACGATGAAGTAGTACGTGTTGCACACCGTTGTCGAGCCGGCATGTTGAAACGAACCGCGATTGATGCCAGCCGTGAGCTCGTCGCCCGTACCGGGCAATCCGTCGAAGTTGTCAGTCTCGTCACCGTCTACCAACCCAACACACGATCCGGTGGTCCCCGCGGTACAGTCCGGGTCGTAGTTCACGTTGAGCCGCCATGAGTTGTCGTCATCGTTGGCCGCAACTCCGGAAACGTTGCCGTCGCCCGTCGTGGTCTCGAGCGTATACGTGCCGTACCCGGAGACCCCCGGCGTAAACGTATAGAGCTGATACCACTGACCGTCGGTGGCGGAAGTCGTAAAGACTCGCGTCTGTAGGACCGAACCACCTGGTGACCGAAGGGTGAAGG
This genomic stretch from Acidimicrobiia bacterium harbors:
- a CDS encoding DUF11 domain-containing protein, encoding MSTLVLFAVQLVVLAGVLLTPQLAQAVDLPPLSASLFLQTSGPSAGLGIGDWYTTPVAGGGGGMVHQYAIDVPSGWPAGTPITVALFDPESSDLGVPHTPEAVDEVRGGVSDRTTFTLRSPGGSVLQTRVFTTSATDGQWYQLYTFTPGVSGYGTYTLETTTGDGNVSGVAANDDDNSWRLNVNYDPDCTAGTTGSCVGLVDGDETDNFDGLPGTGDELTAGINRGSFQHAGSTTVCNTYYFIVEPITPRAGPTGGILAHNFDMDGSGSVTYTDPNGGTYTGTLSGNATWNNSGTSARVGDELPAINGWWAAEICLNANNQYVFEGPSGSTSYLENQPPTPRIELAKSDGGLTAVNRGDTITYTIDFSNTSDTTSSPGQAVSLSIGDVIPAGTTYVGGSCLIGAPVSGSCSYNGGTDEVTFVITDTVNPGATGQVFFQVTVDPNATGTVDNTATAKFNDILGHTYLTSSNTDVDTVRGADLAVTKVVDQTNVVQGATATFTVTVANLGTADATNVVLTDLLPPGLTYVSSTVSGGSYNPGTGAWMVGTLVNGSSKTLVVVADVTGTGTLTNTAAITGLDQADPNPSNDSASAAVTVTVPPLTVVKTSNPSGSVPAGATINYTVSVTNSGATNQTGITIDDLLPPEVTYVAQSTVAVGTRSTVSTVNKTVRDQFATASYANNNGTNNWAANWVESGETTSPTAGRVTITSGQLRFADLDSVSISRGVNLSSPAIQSAVLTFSYIATSIGNETLAAQLWNGSSWNTVASISGGTGTITHTLTAAQRSAGTSLRFVSASGDWSTSEVALVDNVQIAWTEQTGTYSTVTLDNVTGGVNPDLVQGNPTTGNLVVAGDGLVLRPGESMTVTYRAVVSPTLSGSATRIVNTATVTSNEQPQAAPSTNRIPIDFRPVLGVAKSGPATAVVGELVSYSFVVSHVVGSDGSPVSGVVVSDDVAGVGVFVSGDDGDGLLELGESWSYSASYTVLPSDPKPLVNTVTVTAVDGDGQAVGPVSDSHSLVTDVAPVLGVVKSGPVSATVGELVSYSFVVSHGVGSDGSPVSGLSVSDDVAG